The genome window GATGATGCTGGAAGTGAATGTGAGTGAATGGTGACGGTGCACGgattagaaaacaatttgtaCTTGAACAAAGACTACACAAAACTAAAAGCGTGCGAATATGAACGACGATACGTTGAAATTATCATTGAGATTTGGGATGATAAGTTCAAGCTTACACTTCAAGCCGAGTTTGTGCAATATCAAGATCATCAAGATACTTAACTCCCAATATGAACTTCTTTCAACCCAAATCTCAACAACACTCTATTCAACTTTCTTTACCTGTTGGCGGTCGATGCACAATAGTTCCTCCCCTACTCATATCAGCTACATCGACTGTTATCACTTTCAGTGTAATCGTGTCACCGGCTTGCTGAATGAATTCGACGACTTCATCGTGTGAACACCTTCGCACATCGATTCCATCAATTTCCAGCAAGTAATCTCCTGGCCTTAATCCCGCGCGAACCGCCATTCCGGACATGTCGAcaccttcaaaaaattgaagagccGGCACTTGAGCAGTTGGCTCGAAGTTCAATGGCATGGCGACATCTGAAACAAGAACtatgagaaaattattgagCAGTTACATAAGAAAAAGGAATTTACGTTTAGCTCCTCTCAAAATGAAACCGAATCccttgacaccacgtggaatCACCAGAATCCGAGCGATATTTGTCTCGTGTCCAGCTGCAATCATTCCACCACCACGCATCGAATCCATTCCAGACCGTCGCATCGTACCGTACTCTGATGGGGTGATGGTAGTACGGGAGGATCGAGACGGGCTTGGCGATGGAGCTGCAGACATTGGACCTTTTCGTACACTTTGGGGAGTACGGTAGACATCCTGGCTGCATATTGAGGATTGGGACATCGAACGTCGGCGAGTGATGGTTGAGCTGAGGCGTCGGCGAGTTGAGTATTGAGGAGTGCCGCGATATGGTACtggaatttagatttttcagagaagttaaaaaaatgacTCTCTTACCTGAAGATTTAGGATTATGTGCTTGAACGACATCAGCCACACCAGGATTTCCGACAATATGCGAAACATGTAACGCAGTTTGTCCTTGCTTGTTCACAGCTAGATGATCAGCTCCCCGAAACAGCAGTACTCTTGCACATTCTGGCCTATTGTTCACTGCACAGACATGAAGAGGACTATTCCCATTTACATTTTCAGCATCGATCTGACCACCGAAATAGAGTAAGTGTTCCACATGTTTCGTTAACCCATTCTTGCATGCTTGATGAATCTCGTGGTTTCCGTGCATATCGGTCACACCGATGTCGGCGGCTTCTCGTAGAAGAATCTCAGCGACTTGATCATTCGAATCTGCTGTCAACATATTATAGTAGAGCGGTGTAAGTCCAATTGGATCACGATAGTTTGGGCTTGCTCCAAGTTCGATCAAGGTTTTTACATTCTCGAAGGAAGATAGAAATGCGGCTTTGTGCATTGCAGTTTGGCCTTCTGAATTGCGAAAATCCACGTGTGCTCCGCCACCAATAAGGGATACAATTACAGCTCGATTGTTCGGGATTCCAGCAGCCAGCGTTAATGGGGTTTCTccctgaaattttgtgaaaattaaaataatttcaagatGCCCGGCAATCCTAGAAACATCCACAAAAACTCACCTGAGCATCATGAAAATTTGCATCAAGTCCCTGCGAACACATCTTTTCCACTTTCTCGTTATTCTTCTGCTGAACGTAGtccataaactttttgagttgGCCCTGCAAAACGAGAACGATAAGTATCTGAATTGAGAGGTGCGCGCGAACACAAATATTATTAGTTTGTGAAGAAAGGGGGAAAGATATGCATCTGATGGAATATGACGCATAAAACACCTTGTAATTATACAAggtttttgtcagttttcgaTCAACATGTTGGATCGGAAGGAATTGAATAATAAGATGGGATTAGAACTAGAACATTTAGAACCTGGGAGGTTTTGGCATTGAAAGTTGAAAGAGAAGTAATCCCTACCTTCGTGTGCATTGCCTTCAGCTGCTTCTCGTCAAGATTGAGCATCTTATAGACTCGTTTCTTATACTTCAACTCGAGATACGGAACACAATCAGTGAACGGATAGTCACGAATGGTCCGATCCTCGAGAAGAAACTTTCCGGCTCGTCCATCGCATGGAGGAAGGAAGAGCCCGTAGTTGAAAGCTTGCGGAAGAGCTTGCGGAAGGGTGGCCAATAACTTGCGTTTCACATCCCAGATGAAATCGTTTTGGGTCACCGCAAGGAACttctgaaattgagaaattgtaGAAGGATTATGGAACACCtagataaaacattttgaaattctatgGTAAGTTCTGCAAATAgtcacaattttattttgcaattgCTCACCCGAACGTTAAGCTCCGGAACGAAGATCTGCAAATTAACGGTGTCCTCCTCTTGATTCATCGTGAATGCTTCCGCTCGGACGCCTTTGCTTCCGATGATGACACTAGCGCATCAATATGTCTCCGGACTTGTACAACACTGTTAGAATGAAGTTACCACTATTAGCTAATCGAACAGAAAGAAATGCAGAGGAAATagagaaattagaaaaaagaagagaagaaaggCGATAACTTTGATGTATTTACTATTGATGTCAATTGGTGGGACATGGATCACAAAGGGGGACAGGCAACATTTTGCGCATGTAGGAGGTGCTGATCATGGGTAATAAAATTGAACATAAGGTCGGGTTGGTCGggacaaaaaaaacgatggaAACTCTGGGTAGAGATAGGTAGGTAAATGGTTTTTTGACAGAtaggtttttttgtaaaatttctaGTTCTTGGTTGCCTTGGTTTAAAAGTTCGAGCTAGGGCGATGACGGGCGATTGTGGGCGAAAAGCCAGCAACAGGCTGCCTTCACACATGCCTATGTGCCTGCCTATTTGCCTATATTCCTATACGCCTACGTGTCTgtttgaaaaacgaagaaatcgTAGAAGTCACAAAAAGTGTTGCCAAATACAATAGCGTCGAGTTTTAAAATCTGcactttattgaaattaaaaagtctAATAATCAAACCTATAAagttttagaacattttcaaactcgAATCTATCAATGTTTCCGCATCTAAAATTCAAGATCCACAAGTACTATGCAAACTTGAAAAGATGATGGAATTCTCAAAAGACTTATAGGTTTTGCCATTCGAAAAGAACACTCGTAATGGAATTGAGGAAGCGAACAGAGGAGAGAGAGCGCGACTCTTTTCTCCGTACTGTCGGAATAATGTGAGAGATAGCATTGAAGATGTGGAGACGCAAACTGTCTATAAGAGAGGCGGAAACTGGCTTCACTTCTTGGAAGGATGAGGAGAAGAAGCTTGTGAGGAGAAGAGGAAAACtgacagagagagagagagagagagagagagagagagagagagagagacaaaaagtaagaaaacGAACAGTGAATGCACGAAGTAGTAGTATTGAATGAAGACGTAGCTGTGACAAAGAGGTAATTAAGTATGTACTCAAATAGTTTGTATgttaaaggaaaaaaatgtaacattGTCCTCAAAGTGTCTGAAAGTTCAATGTGAATGTTGAAGCGGTGTTTGAAACACATAGGAGAAGGGtacatattaaaaatatgaaattgcaCCACATTacttaactttaaaaaattatatcttGGTGTATTTTAATgatatcaataaattatcgaaTACAAacgatagaaaaaaaattgcaaatatttcgttagttaacaatttttgattaaaacaaacggcaactgagatataagatgctaaagttgaacaaaaaagtggaatgagaaaatatggtactcaactttgacagcttgtAACTCGGTCGtctcttaaaattaaaaaaaaactttttagttACGTAAACATGAATTTAACAATTTGTTCGTTAACAAGTCGCGAATTAAATGGAGAAACTAGAacaattttctctgaatttcaTCTCCAAATGGTTTTAAAGCACCTCGAAAAATGCGATAAAACTACACAAATCTCGTTTCCAATTTCAAGTGATAAACGAGATGATAAGACATATGGAGATTAAGGTAGTCAAAGTAGATGATCCGTACAGCTTATTGCAGGTAGGCTTAAAGGTAGTGAACAAGAATTATCTAgggagagaaagagagacgTCTGGATGAAAGGAAGGTGACTATTGTAAGCTGACTCTTACAATTGAGTCAGAGACATGTTTCCGCCGGAGTTTACGACCTTGGACACAAAGTTCCAGAATCAAGGTAGTAGGGAGGAAACTGGGGGAGGTAGGGATGggtattgtaaaaaaatatattagtcATTTTGTGGTgtcaaatcaaatatttactttttgatTCCCCcctattcagaaaaaatctgacACCTGATAAGAAGGATGGCAATGAACCTTGGGGAGGAAATGAAACGGAACACAGTTGAAGGCCGTCTTTTTGAGGAATCTTGGCATTTTGAGAGGAAGcgaatttttgaggaaaatggGAGATTCATGAGGTGGGGAACAGGTGCGAGTTTGAGTTTCATGATGGAGAGGAgagaggaaaagaagaaatttgaaatttttggagaattttatGAGAtagggcaaaaaaaaattaaaacaattaaaatttatgtgCATTCTCTAATAGAACTGCACCCCAAATATCAGTGAAAATACGGCGAGTatagataatttaaaaaattaatttattgagcagaaactaaatttcaaagttgtgctttttcagaaattatttgaaatcgaaaaattgaatggtTGAGGCTACAACTTTCGAAACACTAAAACCGCCAACTGTagtgattttcaaatgttcactAATAGTATTGCACCGCGCTACTTCACTTTGAACAAATATATCTCGGTACATTCAAAACATATCAATAAACAATCAACTacaaaacaatagaaaaagaaataacaaCTATTTCTTCAGTTGACAGTTTTTGTATAAAACAAACGACAACTGAGATTTAGGTTGACAAAGTTTACCAGTAGGGagcaaatttagaaaacacggtaataattttggaaaagccGAGAAACGAATTGGCtataaaagtaataaaaaacaaaatgtttggaaCAATATTAtagtaattttccaaaagttggACACTCTCAAAGTagacaaaaattaattcaaggtttggaaaaatttatttgtccaaaaaactactgtcagaaaattctagatgAGCAGAAGAATCCTTGACGAACACTTTTCATTActactagaaaaaaaaacgatcaacACCGGAAATTGGCAAGGGAATCTAGTAATTTCCGGTCTAGATACACACACCAAATTGATACATGGTAAACAACATCTACTAATGGACGATTTAGGtaataatataaatattatAATATTATATAACGTAATCGGTAAATTCAAAAGGATTTTAGTCGGAGGTGGGTGCAAAGGGGAgtcaagaagaaaaagaagaagaggaagacgGAGCGCGGTAAAGAGAAAGAGACGATATTTTTGCTTGCCACAAAGATACCGTGATCCAACCCGCGATGGATGATGGACCGTCGTCCGCCGTCATCGGGTGAGCGCACAAAACGGGAGCACACGGAGTACAGAAGAGACGCCGCGCGCGGAAAAACAAACATTCAAGAGGCGAAACGAGCCGGGTGGAGCATCAATTAAGGTGCTCGCCGTCCGGCTCAGGTTGGAGtccgaaaatgaaagaaaagaagcgatagagagaaagagagactAGCATCCTCACCAACCGGAATTATTTTTGGCACACACACATAGGAGGTCAAGAATGTTTTGCAAAtcaaattcatttcatttttaccGGCACACGCTTTCAAGAGGGATTTCGGAcattcaaatgaaatttttgtgaaatgagGAACACTTATTTTTTGAGTGAGAGTGCCGaaagaaatatgaaatatACCGGTCAAGTGACTGGgcgaaaactttttgaactttggaGTAGAAATTTCGGTCGTAAACTTTGGCCGGGCAAGTTGTTGGGTTATCTTCTGGAAAGGAAAACgttggcaaaaaattcaaacgttGGACAGAAAGGTTCCAATCTTTGGCAGAAAGTTGCCGAACatagaaaattgtcaaaattcgacaaaaaccCTTAGCAGAAAGTCGCCAAAATTTCgcagaaaattttctaactttgacagaaaattgccATAACATGCCCGACACTTTCTCCCAAATGCCAATTGGCTTACAGTAACTACTGGAGTACTGtaacattttccaaacttttaaaaccTGCCAAAAACATTGTTATTCGATGTTTATATACTAGTTCCAAccttttatttgttttcaaagtgtttttttaaagtttcattcACGTGAGCTTAAAGGTTCACAAGCCTAGAACATCAACAgcaacttcgaaaaaaaaattggtaaatatttttgttgtaagGAATACCAAGAAGGTGAAATCACTAAACATACAGTAAACCTTGGCTGTAAACACgggaactggaaaaaaaaactgtggagctctttttttctcaaaacatttGGGGTTTTTGAAGCATAGGTGAAtggtaattgatttttttctatcttGTAGCTATTCTCTAAAAAgtaaagctttcaaaaaacaatccGTACAAATTAGCTCATTAAACCAGCTTCTCCCCCACAGACCCATTTCCCCATTTCCCCTCTCTGCCGTATTGTTCTCTATTCTCTTAATTTGCTCATGTGAGCTCTTCAGCCAGTTCAGGCCTGCGAAGAAACCcaagaaaatgagagaaaaaacagTTCAGGACTCCCGCCCCCTGACAAAACACGGGATAAAACAAAGAGAGAGGTGCTCGCCGAGCTTGTCATGCCAGATCGGATTTCGACCGTTTTTTCCTTGACTCCTCTCTCCGACGGCCGGAATGTTGTCAGGTGTGCGCGCGGAAGGGGGTAAGGCAAGGACAACATGACGTGTTTTAGTTCGGaaaagaacttttttttgcattgaaaaatcgattgtcAAACATCCGAAGATTAGTAGGTAGCGCACGTAATCTTTCAACAACTACAGACAATTTAATCAGGTAATCAGGAATAATGACGAGAGGGTCTTCCGGTAAGAACATTGATCGGCTCAGAGGAGAAAAATTCCtaagtttgaattttaaagtttgaggGAAGAAAGAATGATGTTggttttgcaataaaaatagaaatattaaAAGCTTTCAGTTCCCCCAGAGCaaataaaacgaaaataaaaacaaattgataaGTGTGTCAATAATAGGattatcacaaaaataaactattACTAGTACAAATAACAAATGAAACTTGTATAGAAACTTAAGTTTTTAGTGAACTTTCATGAAATCTAGAAGCACCTAGGATGAAGTTTTGATACAACTGAAGGCATTTGAGTGAAGTGTTCTAAAATATTAGACTTTCAATTAAAAGCGTTgggctgaaatttcaaaaatacttttttaagtGGTTAATGGCTAGTTTCTTTAAACATGTTGAGttcaataattaaaatcaTAGGACAAGCTGGGGCTAGTTTTACAGACTTcgttaaaaaatgattttttgaaactttttataacTAGGTTGCTAGTGAAACCGTCACACAAATCTCGAGAACTAAGAACTTGAGACCAAGAACCTGGAACTTGAAATTCGAGATGTTTAGTAGTTTTGGTTGACAACAATGGTGAAAAAGGAGGAACAGGAACTGATTTGAATGGAACTGGGCGCGAGCGAGGATCAGAAGAACCTAATAGAAGTTGCGAAAAGGCGATTACGACGATTTGAGGAGAAGACGTCCACACACAACCTACCCCCACCGACGGCAACACAGAAACAATAACCAATTTGGTGATGGGTGACGCCGTACAACTCAAAACCCTGTTTGTtggaaagagagagagagagggagagaagTGGTAGATGAAAGGAAGGAGGCATCGAAGATGGGGCAATAATGAGGAGGACTCTTTCCGAGTAACAAATGTAGCTAGTTAGGCATGATGAGGTGGCTGGAACATCCCTGCAAATTGAATCAGTTTAATGTGGGTCGAGTGGTGGGAAGAGATGGAGAGTAGCATGTAAAAAGAGATAACATATTGGAAGAAGAATTGGGTAGACAAGATTGGGTGGAAAAGGTTGTCTGGTACTTTCGTCTAGAAATTGAAGTAGTTGTTTTTGAAGAGGCATCTGGTTTGAGTTTGAGAACATGACAAATTTGGCGTATTTCAGGATCGGAAAAATAgcattccaatttcaaaacagTTCCTAAGTTTGGCTTACTTACATAATTATCTACTAGGAAGTGTATCAAATATAAAACAAgatgggaaaaaaattatgagtggaTATACGGGTAATTCGGAAAACTTTTGTGTAGTTGTTTTCAAGATGGGAAAGTTTTTC of Caenorhabditis elegans chromosome II contains these proteins:
- the shn-1 gene encoding Protein shank (Confirmed by transcript evidence); this translates as MNQEEDTVNLQIFVPELNVRKFLAVTQNDFIWDVKRKLLATLPQALPQAFNYGLFLPPCDGRAGKFLLEDRTIRDYPFTDCVPYLELKYKKRVYKMLNLDEKQLKAMHTKGQLKKFMDYVQQKNNEKVEKMCSQGLDANFHDAQGETPLTLAAGIPNNRAVIVSLIGGGAHVDFRNSEGQTAMHKAAFLSSFENVKTLIELGASPNYRDPIGLTPLYYNMLTADSNDQVAEILLREAADIGVTDMHGNHEIHQACKNGLTKHVEHLLYFGGQIDAENVNGNSPLHVCAVNNRPECARVLLFRGADHLAVNKQGQTALHVSHIVGNPGVADVVQAHNPKSSVPYRGTPQYSTRRRLSSTITRRRSMSQSSICSQDVYRTPQSVRKGPMSAAPSPSPSRSSRTTITPSEYGTMRRSGMDSMRGGGMIAAGHETNIARILVIPRGVKGFGFILRGAKHVAMPLNFEPTAQVPALQFFEGVDMSGMAVRAGLRPGDYLLEIDGIDVRRCSHDEVVEFIQQAGDTITLKVITVDVADMSRGGTIVHRPPTDTHDAHGVDYYAPNEIRNAYSESRHASVRQRPGSGRRISAAELENLMVRQRVPSVQGSPYQMQYDQESLNGGYSSKKYNSVSDMKRRKGQRNVVASSAGLNRSTFEQAAPTTSTFEYNCSSRSTPQLSRMDSFDSFDDEDEMPAPPPASYISPDLQRDSSMQRSEYSRPFRPTSRPKTPPPPPPMQHQNHQNHQYQQQHPSLPRSASTPQPIQQQQSSIPPPPPPPPPPHCEPTMVHVEFTPPSTSSVPPPPPPLPPISSGAPPPPPPPPPGGLMHVAASAPVLMSNSKGISADALKSVQLKKAEPRETSAASVSNNNNNNNNSTTDFQMDLKNALAKRRSKVAHDVDEDEERESRFEGLSLRETVRENVVERGKGIQNIGIVNKKDSGYTSSRTSLEPSESEEKDHRPHFSLDHSPNVQRVTLISQHLEDNYGQKDNVVKYHSNTRR